The DNA window CTTGGTTGCAGACGAAGCACAGGTTGCCAAAGAGCTGATGATAGTGCGTCTCGCAGTAGGCCAATCCCCGCTTCTCGTAGTGTCGGTGGCCCAGGAAGGGCTTCTCGCACTTGGCGCACACGAAGTGTTCCACATGCCAGTGCTTTCCGAGCGCCGTTACCACCCGCTCCTCAATCGGGCGACGACAGGCGCCACATATGGGAATGCCCATTTTATCGTGACAACGCAGACAATACAGTTCGTTCTGTAATGAAATAATTCAATATTCACTTGCTTCTTatttgctaaaaaaaaaagaacccaCCATATCGTTAGCAGCCAATCCTGGCCGGCTCTTGACCTCCCGGGCAGTGGAATCCAACTCTGTGCCGCAGGCCGTGCAACTGAAGTGATAGCCGTGGTACACTTCGCCCCGGAATCGCAAAGGCTCATCGTCGATGAGGCCGCTGAAAAGCAGAGTAATTAGCAACATGTTTTTGCCTAAAGCCTTTGAAACCTACTGGCATTTTTGGCATACATATCGGCCGGTAATCTCCGCCTTCACCTTGGCATTGCACTCGTGGCACAAGGCGCGGTTCTGGTTCTTGATGAATCCGCAATCAGCCAGCTCCTTGGCGCACAATTGGCAGCGGAAGCACTGTGGATGCCAGCTAGCTGACATGGCCTTGATGACCCGTCCGATGACGAACTCGCCGCACTTGTTGCAGCAGGGAGCGAAAAGCACGTGAAAGTCGCGTTCGCAGTACTTGCGGCCCTCGAACTCATAGAATATGCCATCCTGGAAGGGTCGGAAGCACTGGGCACATCtgcaaaatgtttattagtGAGGGTATTATTGAAACAACTACATTGAGGTTTACTTACACAAAGCACTGTGTGTGCCAGAGTTCTCCATTGGAGTTGACAAT is part of the Drosophila sechellia strain sech25 chromosome 3R, ASM438219v1, whole genome shotgun sequence genome and encodes:
- the LOC6607268 gene encoding LIM and senescent cell antigen-like-containing domain protein 1 isoform X3 — its product is MSLGAMHCTRCADGFEPTEKIVNSNGELWHTQCFVCAQCFRPFQDGIFYEFEGRKYCERDFHVLFAPCCNKCGEFVIGRVIKAMSASWHPQCFRCQLCAKELADCGFIKNQNRALCHECNAKVKAEITGRYVCQKCHGLIDDEPLRFRGEVYHGYHFSCTACGTELDSTAREVKSRPGLAANDMNELYCLRCHDKMGIPICGACRRPIEERVVTALGKHWHVEHFVCAKCEKPFLGHRHYEKRGLAYCETHYHQLFGNLCFVCNQVIGGDVFTALNKAWCVHHFACSVCDTKMTQKSKFYEYDEKPVCKKCYDRFPNELRRRLRTAHEMTMKKNT
- the LOC6607268 gene encoding LIM and senescent cell antigen-like-containing domain protein 1 isoform X2, whose translation is MPPVQVQAANMSLGAMHCTRCADGFEPTEKIVNSNGELWHTQCFVCAQCFRPFQDGIFYEFEGRKYCERDFHVLFAPCCNKCGEFVIGRVIKAMSASWHPQCFRCQLCAKELADCGFIKNQNRALCHECNAKVKAEITGRYVCQKCHGLIDDEPLRFRGEVYHGYHFSCTACGTELDSTAREVKSRPGLAANDMNELYCLRCHDKMGIPICGACRRPIEERVVTALGKHWHVEHFVCAKCEKPFLGHRHYEKRGLAYCETHYHQLFGNLCFVCNQVIGGDVFTALNKAWCVHHFACSVCDTKMTQKSKFYEYDEKPVCKKCYDRFPNELRRRLRTAHEMTMKKNT
- the LOC6607268 gene encoding LIM and senescent cell antigen-like-containing domain protein 1 isoform X1; this encodes MMYSKAVVVQAANMSLGAMHCTRCADGFEPTEKIVNSNGELWHTQCFVCAQCFRPFQDGIFYEFEGRKYCERDFHVLFAPCCNKCGEFVIGRVIKAMSASWHPQCFRCQLCAKELADCGFIKNQNRALCHECNAKVKAEITGRYVCQKCHGLIDDEPLRFRGEVYHGYHFSCTACGTELDSTAREVKSRPGLAANDMNELYCLRCHDKMGIPICGACRRPIEERVVTALGKHWHVEHFVCAKCEKPFLGHRHYEKRGLAYCETHYHQLFGNLCFVCNQVIGGDVFTALNKAWCVHHFACSVCDTKMTQKSKFYEYDEKPVCKKCYDRFPNELRRRLRTAHEMTMKKNT